The genome window GGAAAGTCAGAATAATAAACTGAAAAGCTTTTTTAGAGATTAACACTAGCTATAAAAATAATTCACAGAAAAAGGAAGCTATTTTTGTTCTGCTCCTTCTTCTTTGCCCTTTCCTCGCTCCTTTTTCACAATCGGGCTATTTTGTTGAAGCTCCCTAGAGATTGCCTTGTAACTTCCTGTCACAATCTGTTCATCTTCCTTGAGACCGAACAGCACCTCGTAGTGAGTCTCACTGGAAAGTCCAACTTTCACCTTCCGTTGCTCAGCAAACTTCGACCCTTTCGGTTTGTCCACACCCTCTTCCCCGGATGAAACCACCGCGGTGTCGCTCATGACGAAGACAACTTCCACCATTTTTTGTCTTTTTTCTTTACCAGCGCTTTCTGGATTCCACTCACCTTCCTGTTCATCACCGTGCCGGTCATCTCCAGCGGCGAACGATACCGGTTTCTCCGATCTTACGGTCAAAGCCTGAATCGGAATGGCCAATACATCATCCTTAACATCAGTAATAACATTGACTGTAGCCGACATGCCCTGGCGTATTGAAGTTAGCACCTCGAGCATGGTGACTTTCACATTAAAATTGGTCACCTGTTCCTGAGTGCCCAAGCCGGCAGTCTGGGCAACGTGAGCAATTTCCTTCACAATCCCATACAGTACGGTATCCTGGAATGCATCGATCTCAATCTCGGTAGAATCACCGACAGAGACATCGACTACATCATTCTCATTCACTTCTACCACCACTTCCATCTTGGTCAAGTCGGCAATAGTCATCAGGACGTCAGCCTGAAACATGGAACCGAGCGCCATCTCTCCCGCTTCCTTGCGTACTTCGGTAACGATACCGGTACTGGGCGCAAGCAGAGAAGTCTTGGAAAGATCGTCCAACGACGATTTCAACGCTGCCCTCGAAAGTTCAACATCGCTTTCCGCCAGCTGAAACTGCGCTGTAGACGCTTCCAACTGTTGATTGGAAATCAACTGCTGCGAAAACAGTTTCTCATCTCTCTCTTTTGTGGCTGTCGCTTTCACCAGAGTAGCCTGAGCAGATTTAAGACGTGACTGAGTCTGTTCCGCCGCAGCCTCATAACGAGTTCTATCGAGAGAAATTAGATGCTGACCAATCAGCACAGAATCCCCTTCCTCCACCATAATCTCCATGATCAGCGCACTGATATTGGCGCTGATGTCCACCTGTCTTTCGGGCTGAATAGTTCCTGACGCAGTTACCTTGTGTACAATTTTCTGACGTTTTACCGATTCTGTCTGTACCTCGATGGGTTCCACTCCTGAACGTGCTATCTTAAATCCGACAACAGCCAGAATTACGACAGCAACAACGACAGCAATAATAATGTTGCGCCGCTTTTTGTTCTTCTTCTTTGCCATAATCTTTTCTTTTCTCCCGTTACATTTTGCTCATCATTGCATCAAGTTGAGCACGAAGAATTCTTCGGTCATAGGTAGTCCTTACAAGGGAACCATTTGCCCTTGCGACGGAAAGTTGCGCATCCAACACTTCCAAGATTGTGGCGGCGCCGAGATTATACCGCTCTTGTGCAAGACGCAG of Candidatus Neomarinimicrobiota bacterium contains these proteins:
- a CDS encoding efflux RND transporter periplasmic adaptor subunit, yielding MAKKKNKKRRNIIIAVVVAVVILAVVGFKIARSGVEPIEVQTESVKRQKIVHKVTASGTIQPERQVDISANISALIMEIMVEEGDSVLIGQHLISLDRTRYEAAAEQTQSRLKSAQATLVKATATKERDEKLFSQQLISNQQLEASTAQFQLAESDVELSRAALKSSLDDLSKTSLLAPSTGIVTEVRKEAGEMALGSMFQADVLMTIADLTKMEVVVEVNENDVVDVSVGDSTEIEIDAFQDTVLYGIVKEIAHVAQTAGLGTQEQVTNFNVKVTMLEVLTSIRQGMSATVNVITDVKDDVLAIPIQALTVRSEKPVSFAAGDDRHGDEQEGEWNPESAGKEKRQKMVEVVFVMSDTAVVSSGEEGVDKPKGSKFAEQRKVKVGLSSETHYEVLFGLKEDEQIVTGSYKAISRELQQNSPIVKKERGKGKEEGAEQK